One Paenibacillus crassostreae DNA segment encodes these proteins:
- the kdpA gene encoding potassium-transporting ATPase subunit KdpA, translating into MDLLQIGIVIVVLLLLVKPLGTYMFHVFSNEPNRTDKVFGSTENVIYKLIGLRNRNSMNWKKYVLSFIATNAVLIVISYVLLRLQGLLPGNPSGNENMEASLAFNTIISFMTNTNLQHYSGESGLTYLTQMAFVTMMMFTSAASGLAIAVAFIRGITRRGEGLGNFFQDFTKAIIRIFIPLAFIVTIVLVGLKVPQTFDPTATVTTFEGVEQQITMGPIASLESIKHLGTNGGGFFGANSSHPFENPSPLTNVIEILSMWMLAASLPYMFGLFAKNKKQGWVIFSSMMILFLIFLSISYTSEKAGNPAINSLGIESSQGSMEGKEVRFGIAQSTLFSTVTTAATTGSVNNMHDTLTPLGGMAALGEMMLNVVFGGKGVGLVNMLMYAILGVFICGLMVGRTPEFLGRKIEAREMKLIALVILVHPFIILVPTALSFITSSGYDSLSNPGFHGLTQSLYEYTSSAANNGSGFEGLGDNTIFWNVSTGLVMFFGRYMSIIAMLAVAGSLSAKNPVGETIGTFRTDNKLFIGILISVVLLIGALTFLPVIVLGPVAEFLTLH; encoded by the coding sequence ATGGACTTACTGCAAATAGGAATTGTGATTGTCGTACTACTGTTGCTGGTGAAGCCACTCGGTACTTATATGTTTCATGTATTCTCCAATGAACCTAACCGAACGGATAAGGTTTTCGGTTCAACGGAAAATGTCATCTACAAGCTGATCGGATTAAGAAATCGTAATAGTATGAATTGGAAGAAGTACGTACTGAGTTTTATTGCTACGAATGCGGTGTTAATCGTTATTAGTTACGTACTCCTACGTCTTCAAGGATTACTGCCAGGAAATCCGAGTGGGAACGAGAATATGGAGGCTTCACTCGCCTTTAATACGATCATCAGTTTTATGACAAATACCAATCTACAGCATTATAGCGGCGAGAGTGGATTGACGTATTTAACCCAAATGGCATTTGTTACGATGATGATGTTCACATCGGCAGCATCAGGTTTAGCGATTGCGGTTGCATTTATTCGTGGGATTACTCGACGCGGTGAAGGATTAGGTAACTTCTTTCAGGATTTTACCAAAGCTATTATTCGTATCTTCATACCACTAGCTTTTATCGTTACGATCGTATTAGTTGGTTTAAAAGTACCCCAAACGTTCGACCCAACGGCTACAGTAACAACGTTTGAAGGTGTTGAGCAACAGATAACGATGGGTCCTATCGCTTCGTTGGAATCCATTAAACATCTCGGAACGAATGGTGGTGGATTCTTTGGAGCCAACTCGTCACATCCATTTGAGAATCCAAGTCCATTAACCAATGTTATCGAAATATTAAGTATGTGGATGTTAGCAGCCTCACTACCTTATATGTTTGGTCTGTTTGCTAAAAACAAGAAGCAAGGATGGGTCATATTCTCAAGCATGATGATTCTGTTCTTGATATTCCTAAGTATTAGTTATACGTCAGAGAAAGCTGGCAACCCGGCAATCAATTCGTTAGGTATTGAATCTTCTCAAGGTAGTATGGAAGGCAAAGAAGTTCGATTCGGTATAGCACAATCGACTCTATTCTCTACTGTTACGACGGCTGCGACAACGGGATCAGTCAACAATATGCATGATACATTAACGCCTCTTGGAGGAATGGCAGCACTTGGTGAAATGATGCTGAATGTCGTCTTTGGAGGTAAAGGTGTCGGACTGGTTAACATGTTGATGTACGCCATACTAGGTGTCTTTATTTGCGGACTTATGGTTGGACGAACGCCAGAGTTCTTAGGACGGAAGATCGAGGCCAGGGAAATGAAGCTGATTGCACTCGTTATTCTGGTGCATCCATTTATCATCTTAGTGCCTACGGCGCTCTCATTTATAACCTCTTCGGGCTATGATTCATTAAGTAATCCGGGATTCCATGGTTTAACCCAGTCCTTATATGAATACACTTCATCTGCCGCTAACAACGGATCCGGTTTTGAAGGACTAGGAGATAATACGATATTCTGGAACGTTTCAACAGGACTCGTAATGTTCTTTGGACGTTACATGTCGATTATCGCTATGCTTGCAGTAGCAGGTTCACTTAGTGCTAAGAACCCCGTAGGTGAAACAATCGGTACATTTCGTACAGATAACAAGCTATTTATTGGAATATTGATCAGTGTTGTCTTATTGATCGGCGCGTTAACGTTCCTTCCGGTCATTGTTTTAGGCCCTGTGGCCGAATTTTTAACACTCCATTAG
- the kdpF gene encoding K(+)-transporting ATPase subunit F gives MIVVLALTLVIFIYLIYALINPEKF, from the coding sequence ATGATCGTTGTACTTGCATTGACCTTAGTCATCTTCATTTACCTGATATATGCGTTAATCAATCCAGAGAAATTCTAG
- a CDS encoding MTH1187 family thiamine-binding protein: protein MAIAEVTVIPIGTQTTSLSAYVADMQRVLKEQEGITYQLTSMSTIIEGPLGMVWKAIAALHESPFSSGAERVSTSVKLDDRRDKLSSSAQKIQSVQDRLK, encoded by the coding sequence ATGGCTATTGCAGAAGTAACCGTCATTCCGATCGGAACGCAGACGACAAGTCTAAGTGCTTACGTAGCAGATATGCAACGAGTTCTGAAAGAACAAGAAGGCATAACATATCAGTTAACATCGATGAGTACCATTATAGAAGGTCCCCTTGGTATGGTGTGGAAAGCTATTGCTGCTTTGCATGAATCTCCATTTAGTTCAGGAGCAGAACGAGTATCGACTTCTGTTAAACTAGATGATCGTCGGGATAAGTTGTCATCCAGTGCACAGAAGATACAGTCTGTTCAAGATCGATTAAAGTAA
- a CDS encoding anaerobic ribonucleoside triphosphate reductase has protein sequence METRSGVSEEEEQMLREVSGLGHDITESLNVEMLRENANLNGESFSGKIGKFGSEYAKWYARYYIVPEKLMTAVDHNDLYVHDLDQYAVGSTNCIFIPFDKLLARGFSTGSGSVRTPQSISTAMALVAIIFQCQQNSQYGGVSGSKLDHDLAPYIAKSFAKHFHKGVLYFDENLPLEEHNITLGSLTLCNSHPRSYSFAVQETKIECLQAAESLIHNLNTMSSRAGGQIPFTSINYGTCTSLEGQMIIDSLLSATMNGLGSGETPVFPIQIFKCKRGVNQSPEDPNYDLFLKAVECSTKRLYPNFANLDAPFNLQYYDPTDPNTEFATMGCRTRVLADRHGRNRLSGKGNLSFNTINLVKLGIKHGIVNGRTVPHEVDFQRDLYHFLDIALNGLLHRYKIQARQPAKASDFMMREGVWEGGELLDSDESVEECLKHGSLSIGFIGLAECMKAMYGKHHAESEEVYATALELISSMRRYCDMKSEEHDLNITLMATPAEGLSGKFTKKDREVFGSIPGVTDREYYTNSFHVPVYYNLPAARKISLEAPFHELCNAGAISYIELDGNVRSNQTAFLKIVQYALSQNISYFSINHPIDRCGSCHYEGIIGDTCPICGTKETDVPMYRLRRVTGYLTGDYQTRFNAAKQAEVRDRVKHR, from the coding sequence ATGGAAACAAGAAGTGGTGTCTCTGAAGAAGAAGAGCAAATGTTGCGTGAAGTATCGGGTCTCGGACATGATATCACAGAGAGCCTCAATGTAGAAATGCTCCGCGAGAACGCCAATCTGAATGGAGAAAGCTTTTCAGGTAAAATAGGTAAATTCGGCAGTGAATATGCTAAATGGTACGCAAGATATTACATAGTCCCCGAAAAGCTCATGACTGCCGTAGATCATAATGATTTATATGTTCACGACCTTGATCAATACGCGGTAGGTAGCACGAACTGTATCTTCATCCCATTCGATAAACTTCTGGCACGAGGCTTCAGTACGGGTAGTGGTAGTGTTCGCACTCCACAGTCTATATCTACTGCTATGGCTCTCGTGGCGATCATATTCCAATGTCAACAGAATTCTCAATATGGCGGAGTCTCCGGAAGTAAGTTAGATCATGATCTAGCTCCATATATCGCTAAGTCATTTGCGAAGCATTTTCATAAAGGTGTACTCTACTTTGATGAGAATCTTCCGCTCGAAGAGCATAACATCACACTTGGCAGTTTGACATTATGCAACTCTCATCCACGTTCATATTCTTTTGCAGTACAGGAGACTAAGATAGAATGCCTTCAGGCTGCGGAGAGCTTAATACATAATTTGAATACGATGTCTAGTCGGGCTGGAGGTCAGATCCCATTCACCAGTATTAACTACGGTACCTGCACCTCGCTTGAGGGCCAAATGATTATTGATAGCCTACTCAGTGCAACAATGAACGGACTGGGAAGTGGCGAAACACCTGTATTCCCCATTCAGATATTCAAATGTAAGCGTGGCGTCAATCAATCACCAGAAGACCCGAACTATGATCTATTCTTGAAGGCCGTAGAATGCTCAACCAAACGCTTGTATCCTAATTTTGCTAACCTAGATGCTCCTTTCAATTTACAGTATTATGATCCAACCGATCCCAATACCGAATTTGCTACTATGGGTTGCCGTACTCGTGTGCTTGCTGACCGACATGGTCGTAACCGCTTGTCCGGCAAAGGTAATTTATCCTTCAATACCATTAATCTCGTGAAGTTGGGCATCAAACACGGTATCGTTAATGGCCGTACTGTGCCTCATGAAGTAGATTTTCAGCGAGATCTCTATCATTTCTTAGATATTGCACTTAATGGTCTATTACACCGTTACAAAATCCAAGCTCGGCAACCTGCTAAAGCATCTGATTTCATGATGCGTGAGGGCGTCTGGGAAGGTGGAGAACTACTAGATTCTGACGAGTCCGTCGAAGAATGTTTGAAGCATGGTAGCTTGTCCATTGGTTTTATCGGTCTAGCTGAATGTATGAAAGCTATGTATGGTAAACATCATGCTGAGAGTGAAGAAGTATATGCCACGGCCTTGGAACTTATCTCATCGATGCGTCGCTACTGTGATATGAAGAGTGAGGAGCATGATCTTAATATTACGTTAATGGCTACACCAGCTGAAGGCCTGTCTGGAAAGTTCACCAAGAAGGATCGCGAAGTATTCGGCTCTATCCCAGGTGTCACAGATCGTGAATACTACACTAACTCTTTCCACGTACCCGTGTATTACAACCTACCAGCTGCACGGAAGATTTCACTGGAAGCTCCCTTTCATGAATTATGTAATGCCGGAGCTATCTCTTATATTGAATTAGATGGAAATGTTCGTAGTAACCAGACCGCTTTTCTAAAAATAGTTCAGTATGCACTATCCCAGAACATCAGCTATTTCAGCATTAACCATCCAATCGATCGATGTGGTTCTTGCCATTACGAAGGCATAATTGGAGATACTTGCCCTATCTGTGGTACGAAGGAGACAGATGTGCCTATGTATCGCTTACGGCGAGTGACTGGTTATCTAACAGGTGATTATCAGACACGATTTAATGCTGCGAAGCAAGCTGAAGTAAGAGATCGGGTCAAACATAGATGA
- the nrdG gene encoding anaerobic ribonucleoside-triphosphate reductase activating protein, protein MNICGYYPESINEGDDLRAVIFLSGCRHRCSGCFNPATWNFNYGEPFTEQRQQEIITEMANNQLLGGMTLAGGDPFFSADEAADFIDNVRAAIPNFSVWIYTGYIYEDLIVSVDSAEYRLLMKCQVVIDGPFIESLKNTSLPYRGSSNQRIIDIQSSIRYNDAVELTT, encoded by the coding sequence ATGAATATTTGTGGATACTATCCTGAATCCATTAATGAAGGTGATGACCTGCGGGCCGTCATCTTTCTTAGCGGCTGTCGTCACCGTTGCTCAGGATGCTTCAATCCGGCAACGTGGAATTTTAACTACGGAGAACCTTTTACGGAACAGCGTCAACAAGAGATCATCACTGAAATGGCTAATAATCAGTTACTCGGGGGTATGACACTTGCTGGAGGAGATCCTTTCTTCTCAGCCGATGAGGCTGCTGATTTCATTGATAATGTTCGTGCCGCTATCCCTAACTTCTCTGTGTGGATCTATACTGGTTATATCTACGAGGATCTCATCGTCTCCGTGGATTCAGCTGAATACCGTCTGCTTATGAAATGCCAAGTTGTGATCGACGGTCCTTTCATTGAATCTTTAAAAAACACCAGTCTTCCCTATCGTGGAAGTTCCAATCAGCGGATTATAGATATTCAGTCTAGCATAAGATATAACGATGCTGTAGAGTTAACTACCTAA
- a CDS encoding deoxynucleoside kinase gives MDFSKHFINIQKGRWDMIVVDAVVGAGKTTLMKILADERGLTTFEEPVVDNPLLDKFYHDRERYSFSLQIFFLNQRFRHIKEAAKINNAVLDRSIYGDLIFARMLYDNGEMSSEEFNLYVNLFENMIEHCQAPKLMIYLEISVDEAIQRIIQRGRDYEQIVEHSYWERLNYYYREYFNQYNSSPVLTINVDGLDFEKSPIDRQYVLSKIDQKLLELME, from the coding sequence ATGGACTTCTCGAAACATTTTATTAACATACAGAAGGGTCGATGGGATATGATCGTAGTAGATGCCGTAGTCGGCGCAGGAAAAACAACATTAATGAAAATATTAGCAGATGAGCGGGGTTTAACAACTTTTGAAGAGCCTGTAGTCGATAATCCGCTATTAGATAAATTTTATCATGATCGTGAAAGGTATAGCTTTAGCTTACAAATATTTTTCCTGAATCAACGATTTCGTCATATAAAAGAAGCAGCGAAAATCAACAATGCTGTATTAGATCGTTCAATTTATGGAGATCTAATATTTGCACGAATGCTTTATGATAATGGTGAAATGTCGAGCGAAGAATTCAATTTGTATGTGAACCTGTTTGAGAATATGATTGAGCATTGCCAAGCTCCCAAACTGATGATTTACTTAGAGATTTCTGTTGATGAAGCGATTCAACGTATAATACAACGAGGACGCGATTATGAACAAATTGTGGAACATTCCTATTGGGAAAGACTTAATTATTATTATAGAGAATACTTCAATCAATATAATTCCTCACCCGTCCTTACGATTAATGTAGATGGACTTGATTTCGAGAAGAGCCCCATTGATCGACAATATGTATTATCAAAAATTGATCAGAAGCTTCTAGAATTAATGGAGTAA
- the ssuE gene encoding NADPH-dependent FMN reductase, with translation MAKIVVINGNPSLTSRLQAVIEYLEKILSDSGIEVSRIDVAKLPPEDLIHTKFESEPIVKANGLLAEADAVIVASPVYKASYTGVLKTFLDLVPQKGFAGKITLPLFIGGSMAHLLAIDYALKPVLSALGARYILGGVYTVDSQVVRKEDGGMEIAEELKLRLNAALEELVSETRLRSEMKQQNNQLKL, from the coding sequence ATGGCTAAAATTGTTGTAATTAACGGAAATCCTTCTCTTACTTCAAGACTTCAAGCTGTCATTGAATACTTAGAGAAGATTCTTTCTGATTCTGGAATTGAAGTGAGTCGAATCGATGTGGCTAAGCTACCCCCAGAAGATCTCATTCATACCAAATTTGAAAGTGAACCTATTGTCAAAGCTAACGGATTATTAGCAGAAGCTGATGCTGTTATTGTAGCAAGTCCAGTGTATAAGGCGTCATATACGGGCGTACTCAAGACCTTCTTGGATTTGGTTCCGCAAAAAGGCTTTGCAGGAAAAATCACGTTACCTCTGTTTATTGGAGGAAGTATGGCGCATCTACTCGCAATCGATTATGCTCTAAAGCCTGTGTTGTCTGCACTTGGAGCGAGATATATACTTGGTGGGGTCTACACAGTTGACTCACAGGTTGTTCGTAAGGAAGATGGAGGAATGGAGATAGCGGAAGAGTTGAAGTTACGATTAAATGCCGCTCTCGAGGAATTGGTCAGTGAAACTAGACTAAGAAGTGAAATGAAGCAACAAAACAATCAATTGAAGTTATAA
- the serS gene encoding serine--tRNA ligase has product MLDIRFIRDNPDLVQRIAEQKRMELSVSDLLKWDQKRRDLLKQTEDLRAKRNQLTHTIATSLQQGHNQDAEPLKAQVKDINKRLSVTEVELTHATQQCDNLMMLIPNIVSPDTPVGNDDHDNVEVRQVGTPPVFDFVALDHVRLGEIHDLIDIPRGVKTAGSRNYYLKGNGLYLHLAVQRLALDLLTSYGFTAMDVPVMVRPEALTRTGFFPTGQDQTFEVIGEDKWLVGTSEVSLVSYYSDEIVNVTEPIRLAGVSACYRKEIGSAGRDVRGLYRVHQFAKVEQVVLCENNNEVSDRILQEITSHAEEILQLLELPYRVMAVCTGDMSQKTYKQYDIETWMPSRQAYGETHSSSNVLDFQARRSNIRYRDHDGKLQYCHTLNNTAVATPRILIPLLENHQQSDGSIYIPKALRPYMKGMDSLSF; this is encoded by the coding sequence ATGTTGGACATCCGATTTATCCGGGACAATCCGGACTTGGTACAAAGAATCGCTGAACAGAAAAGAATGGAACTCTCAGTCAGTGATTTATTGAAATGGGATCAGAAAAGACGGGATCTTTTGAAACAAACAGAAGATTTGAGAGCTAAGCGTAACCAGTTGACACACACCATCGCAACATCTCTGCAACAAGGACATAATCAGGATGCTGAACCTCTTAAAGCACAAGTAAAAGACATCAACAAACGGTTATCAGTGACTGAGGTTGAATTAACTCACGCCACACAACAATGCGACAACCTCATGATGTTGATCCCTAATATCGTATCACCCGATACGCCTGTAGGTAACGATGATCATGACAATGTAGAGGTTCGACAGGTCGGAACTCCTCCTGTGTTCGATTTCGTAGCATTAGATCATGTACGGCTAGGAGAAATCCATGATCTCATTGATATCCCCCGTGGCGTGAAGACTGCAGGTAGCCGGAACTATTACCTCAAGGGCAACGGCCTGTACTTACATTTAGCCGTACAACGCTTAGCTCTCGATCTACTTACTTCGTATGGATTCACGGCTATGGACGTTCCCGTGATGGTTCGACCGGAAGCACTCACAAGAACAGGGTTCTTCCCAACAGGGCAAGATCAGACTTTCGAAGTCATCGGGGAAGATAAGTGGCTAGTTGGAACATCTGAGGTCTCGTTGGTCTCGTATTACAGCGATGAGATTGTCAATGTGACTGAACCTATCAGACTTGCTGGCGTGTCAGCATGCTACCGTAAAGAAATTGGATCAGCCGGCCGAGATGTTCGCGGCCTATATCGAGTGCATCAATTTGCGAAAGTAGAACAAGTCGTTCTTTGCGAGAATAACAACGAGGTGTCAGATCGAATATTACAGGAGATTACAAGTCATGCGGAGGAAATTCTCCAATTACTCGAACTTCCTTATCGAGTCATGGCAGTCTGTACAGGAGACATGTCGCAAAAGACGTATAAGCAATATGATATCGAGACATGGATGCCCAGCCGTCAGGCGTATGGAGAGACGCATTCCTCTTCAAATGTCCTGGACTTCCAAGCGCGTCGTTCAAACATTAGATACAGGGATCATGACGGGAAGCTACAATACTGCCATACACTAAACAACACAGCTGTGGCAACACCACGCATTCTGATTCCACTTCTAGAGAATCATCAACAATCCGATGGTTCCATCTATATACCTAAGGCATTGCGTCCTTATATGAAGGGAATGGATAGCCTTAGTTTCTGA
- a CDS encoding antibiotic biosynthesis monooxygenase family protein encodes MILESAVLYVKEGLAEDFEHSFRQASKIISGMKGYIHHELQKCMEQDNKYILLVRWETLEDHTIGFRESAEYQEWKSLLHHYYDPFPVVEHYVEIDLN; translated from the coding sequence ATGATACTTGAATCAGCTGTTTTGTATGTAAAGGAAGGGTTAGCAGAAGATTTCGAACATAGCTTTCGACAAGCTTCTAAGATTATTTCTGGTATGAAGGGTTACATTCATCATGAATTGCAGAAATGTATGGAGCAAGATAACAAGTACATTTTGCTAGTCCGTTGGGAGACTCTTGAAGACCATACGATAGGTTTTAGAGAATCTGCGGAATATCAGGAATGGAAGAGTCTATTGCATCATTACTACGATCCATTTCCAGTAGTAGAGCATTATGTTGAGATTGATCTAAATTAG
- a CDS encoding NAD(P)-dependent oxidoreductase — protein MNEKVVLFGANGKIGQLIMKEALDRGYRVTAVVRDRLKLTELYENLNVVEGNIMDVAAVAAICEGHDAVISAFGPVPGAEEELVTVAHSLVDGVRRSGVSRLLIVGEAGGLRNAAGIQWMDTDEYPVDKKALANAHLLAYEIYSNSDLDWTYCSPAAHITAGRRTGQFRIGMDMMILDAGDRSAISGEDYAVAMIDELEDPYFVRARFTIAY, from the coding sequence GTGAATGAAAAGGTAGTGCTGTTCGGAGCAAATGGGAAGATAGGGCAACTTATTATGAAAGAAGCACTTGATCGTGGATATAGAGTAACCGCAGTAGTGCGAGATCGACTTAAGTTAACGGAGTTGTATGAGAATCTAAATGTTGTAGAAGGAAACATCATGGATGTGGCTGCTGTAGCTGCTATTTGTGAAGGGCATGATGCTGTCATTAGTGCTTTCGGTCCTGTGCCTGGAGCAGAAGAGGAATTAGTAACAGTAGCACATTCTCTTGTTGATGGTGTGCGTCGTTCAGGTGTGTCTAGACTTCTTATAGTTGGTGAGGCTGGTGGTCTCAGGAATGCAGCTGGCATTCAATGGATGGACACGGATGAATACCCTGTGGACAAAAAAGCACTAGCTAACGCTCATTTGCTAGCTTATGAAATTTACAGTAATTCTGACCTGGATTGGACGTATTGTAGTCCTGCTGCTCATATTACTGCCGGACGTCGCACGGGACAATTCAGAATTGGAATGGACATGATGATACTCGATGCAGGTGATAGAAGTGCTATCTCTGGAGAAGATTATGCAGTGGCTATGATTGATGAACTGGAAGATCCTTATTTCGTACGTGCTCGATTTACTATTGCCTACTAA
- a CDS encoding YezD family protein, whose protein sequence is MAKPLQVDEIWLGRIAELLNDMEFGSLQIVVHEGQIVQMERTERKRFENKPTGIVKTSSVPRSGSRQLKETRSHSR, encoded by the coding sequence ATGGCAAAACCACTTCAAGTGGATGAGATATGGCTGGGACGTATTGCGGAACTCTTGAATGATATGGAATTCGGTTCACTACAGATTGTAGTGCATGAAGGACAGATCGTACAGATGGAACGAACAGAGCGGAAGCGTTTCGAGAATAAGCCTACAGGGATCGTCAAGACTAGTTCTGTTCCTCGTTCAGGTTCACGACAACTTAAGGAAACTAGATCTCATTCAAGATAA
- the cysW gene encoding sulfate ABC transporter permease subunit CysW: MVELEPVIAAPSAKGITSPATTEAGWVKWFLIILAGLVMLWLIVLPLVIVLTEALKKGWVVYAAALTDPDAMSALKLTLIVALITVPLNTVFGVVAAWAVTKFKFRGKGLLITLIDLPFAVSPVIGGLIFVLVFGAHGWFGPWLSAHDIKIIFAVPGIVLATLFITFPFVARELIPLMEDQGQQEEEAAVTLGARGWTIFFKVTLPNIKWGLLYGIILCNARAMGEFGAVSVVSGHIRGETNTLPLHVEILYNEYQFSASFAVASLLLLLAMVTLLLKSWFTHKNAH; this comes from the coding sequence ATGGTGGAATTGGAACCTGTAATAGCAGCACCTAGCGCAAAAGGAATCACCTCCCCGGCAACAACCGAAGCAGGATGGGTTAAATGGTTTCTGATCATTTTAGCGGGATTGGTCATGTTGTGGTTAATTGTACTACCACTTGTTATTGTTCTAACAGAAGCTTTGAAGAAGGGCTGGGTTGTCTATGCGGCAGCACTTACCGACCCAGATGCTATGTCTGCCTTAAAACTTACATTAATTGTTGCGCTAATAACGGTACCATTGAACACGGTATTTGGTGTGGTCGCCGCATGGGCAGTAACGAAGTTTAAATTCCGCGGTAAAGGATTATTAATTACATTGATTGATCTTCCGTTTGCCGTTTCTCCCGTAATTGGAGGACTTATCTTTGTCTTAGTATTTGGTGCACATGGTTGGTTCGGTCCGTGGCTTAGTGCTCATGATATTAAAATTATATTTGCAGTACCAGGTATTGTTCTAGCAACACTCTTTATTACCTTTCCCTTCGTCGCTAGAGAGCTGATCCCACTCATGGAAGACCAGGGTCAACAGGAAGAGGAGGCTGCAGTCACTTTGGGTGCACGTGGTTGGACAATCTTTTTCAAAGTAACGTTGCCTAATATTAAATGGGGACTACTATACGGGATTATTCTGTGTAATGCCAGGGCGATGGGTGAGTTTGGAGCTGTCTCGGTTGTATCCGGACATATCCGCGGAGAAACGAATACGCTGCCGCTACATGTTGAGATTTTGTACAATGAATATCAATTCTCGGCCTCATTTGCCGTCGCATCATTATTGCTATTATTGGCTATGGTTACGCTGTTATTAAAAAGTTGGTTTACTCACAAAAATGCTCATTGA
- the cysT gene encoding sulfate ABC transporter permease subunit CysT gives MSQVKSIQQKVIPGFGLTMGFSVFYLSVVVLIPLAALLFNSTGLTWVKFWEVATDPRVLASYRVSFTTSAVAALLDTILGLLLAWVLVRYKFPGKAVFDALIDLPFALPTAVAGVSLTALYSQNGWIGSFLEPLGIKVAFSPIGITLALMFIGIPFVVRTVQPVLEDMDRDAEEAAATLGAGRLRTFCKVILPSLLPPLLTGFALAFARGIGEYGSVVFISGNMPMRTEIAPLLIMSKLEQYDYAGATAVAMLLLIISFFLLFMINSLQRWVRRTSR, from the coding sequence ATGAGTCAAGTTAAAAGTATCCAACAAAAGGTCATACCCGGGTTTGGGTTGACTATGGGATTTAGTGTCTTTTATCTTAGTGTGGTAGTCCTTATTCCACTAGCGGCATTACTCTTTAATTCTACAGGGCTTACTTGGGTTAAGTTCTGGGAGGTGGCGACTGATCCGCGCGTACTAGCATCTTATCGGGTCAGTTTCACAACTTCAGCAGTTGCTGCATTACTAGATACGATCCTTGGATTGCTACTAGCTTGGGTATTAGTACGTTATAAATTTCCTGGTAAAGCCGTGTTTGATGCTCTGATTGATCTACCCTTCGCACTGCCAACAGCAGTAGCAGGTGTATCCCTAACGGCTCTATACTCACAGAATGGATGGATTGGTTCTTTTCTAGAACCTTTAGGGATAAAGGTAGCTTTTTCGCCCATTGGAATTACTTTGGCTCTCATGTTTATTGGGATACCGTTCGTTGTACGTACGGTGCAACCTGTGCTGGAAGATATGGATCGAGATGCTGAAGAGGCAGCTGCGACACTAGGAGCAGGGCGTTTACGCACATTTTGTAAAGTGATATTACCGAGTTTACTACCACCGCTTCTGACAGGTTTCGCTCTAGCTTTTGCACGTGGGATAGGAGAGTACGGTTCAGTTGTGTTTATCTCTGGTAATATGCCTATGAGGACAGAGATTGCTCCATTGCTGATCATGTCAAAGCTCGAACAATATGATTATGCTGGTGCAACGGCGGTCGCTATGCTCTTATTGATTATTTCGTTCTTTTTATTATTTATGATTAATTCGTTACAACGCTGGGTGCGTCGGACCTCGCGCTAA